A window of Miscanthus floridulus cultivar M001 chromosome 12, ASM1932011v1, whole genome shotgun sequence genomic DNA:
TGAAAGTTCTGCATATATCTTGGAAGATCTCTTCAGCAAATTATCATGCTTAGTAGGCTCCAGGGTCCTCATGTTATGCGCTCACTAAATGTTTGGGTGAGATTTGTATATAATTCAAAGGAAAAGTCTCTCGTGCTACTGACACACAATTTTGACAATCTATTCATCACCATTAAGAAATCAACCATACTTTATTTCTCCCTGTATTCCAGTGATTATTTTCCTTTTGCAGTTAACTCATATGGAATTTATATTTGGTGCAGGTTGAGACGATCTCACTTTAAGATTTTCTAAATTCGCTATGCAGTGCAACAAGCTTCAAAAGATCATTGTACGGATTTCTCTGGTGAACTAAGTTTGTATTTTGTTATTATTTCTCTGGTGCACTGAGTTTGTATACAATAGCCCCGTTCGGCATACCTTAAAACCGGcatgttcgacttcttttttcagtcgaaacaacgttttctctcacaacaattcagccagaacagtgttttcagtcagtttcagccaagtttcagcaaaccGAACGAGGCCAATGTAGGTACTTCTCTCGTCATAAAATCCTAAAATTTCGATCATCTTTGAATTACTAAGTCTCTCTACAACCCATTTGTTTCCCAGGTAATTCAATAGTTTCAGTCTCTCTGATAACATTACAGGTTGACTTGCGGGTTTTCACTTACACTTCGGTTCTCTACGGACAGTGAGCTAGAAAAAAAATCGAAGGTGCATTTGACCAGGACGAAGGTGCCTAATGAAGCTTACAGATTTGTTTCTGTTCTGAATATTAGCCATTTGCATGGATAAAAATAAAAATAGGATTTCAGTAATATGCATATGATTACACGTGTGCAAATCAGTCCTCGGCTCTTATTATTGAGTTAATAATCTCCATTGTCATTGTTGTAGTTTTTTTACCACAAGGATGTTACCTTTTTTAAATATTAATCATGTAGCTGTGTagtattttagttttttttaccaCTGGGAAGTTACCAGTAGGAGTGCGTCTTCGAGTTCATCTCCTTCGTCGCCAGAGCAAGTGAGTTCACACCGCCCAGAGCTACATGGATTGGTGATGGAGGCCAACCATCATCAAAACAAAGGATACCCATGTGTGGAAGACTAAAGGATTGATTATTAGAGTATCATGTATGTTAATTGATTCTATACTTCATGAAGAATTTATCTCGAGCTATAAGTTGAACACTGAAAGTTCAATCAACTGATGACTTTAGGAGTTGCAATGAGTTTCCTGTATAACAGTTGCATCGGTTCTGTGTTTTCAAAGTTTTTTGAACTTTCTGGTGATCGGCAAAGAGTTTCTTGAATAATAGTTGCATTGGTTCTGTATTTTCAAAGTCTATCTACATTTTTAGGTCTACACAGCAGAGTTTACGAACCTACGACGTCGTGCTTTCTGTGACCGTTAATTTCATAAAATTTAcgttttggattaaatgtcacctTAACGTCGGTTAATTTCataatattgttatcttatcgtacgatccgtaTGTTTTTAATATAGTTGACTCGTAGCAACACACGGACACGAACCTAGTAATAAATAATAAATAGAAATAATATAACGGGCTCACGGGATCAGTTCCTCTCTGCCGAGATATCCAACGGGAATCCGTGGGTCTGCCGGTTTGGTTAGCTCTGTCGCGGAGAGGGCGAGCCGGATCAGCGTGTCAACTGACAGCGCCATGGCCTTCTCCGCTTTCTCATGGCCGTTTCGCCGCCGGGGCAGCGGCAGCGGTGGCGCAAGCAAGtccgccgccacggccgcggaggaggaggagctgggcGTGACCCCGCAGCTCCTCGACTTCCTCCGGACGctctcgcccgacgccttcaAGGCCGCCGCCCTCCAGCTCCAAGGCAACAGATGATTCCGTCCCCTCACCCCATGCCCTCCCCTCCCACCGATTCTGCTGCCCTACTCGATCCGGCTAGATCCTGATACTCTTCTGCGCTGATCGCAGGAGGCTCCACGGAGGCGGCCTCCGGCGACCTCACCAGCTGGCAGGAGCGGCACGCCGTGCTCGTGCTGTCCAAAGCTAAGGTTGGTGGTTTCCCGCGGATCTCGTCTCCCTGCTTAACTCTGCCCATCCGTGAAAGGTTGTGAAGCGTGAGCTGTACCTGTGTGCTTCGCGTACAGGAACTCGCCAAGATTCGGTACGATCTGTGCCCTCGGCACATGAAGGATAAGCACTTCTGGAGGATATACTTCCTGCTCGCCAAGAGTTACATCTCACCGTAAGCTCTCGTCTTAATAGTGTCCCATGTGTGTGTGATGCTTCTGTTGTGAAGTTCAATTGTTCTCGCAGTTTGTCAGTCGTTGATTAATGAACGAAATTAGCAACAGGAGTTAACTTCGAAATTAGCGTCTCACTTTGGTTACAATCAGTTGAGTTCAATCTTCTATGGAGTTCACTGCTGTAACCTTATCGAGTAATTCAAAATTATATATGGATTATGGTATCTGCAGTGTGGATATAGTATTCTGCTGTCCTTGTACACAAACAAAATGAATGATGTAAAGTAA
This region includes:
- the LOC136498198 gene encoding uncharacterized protein gives rise to the protein MAFSAFSWPFRRRGSGSGGASKSAATAAEEEELGVTPQLLDFLRTLSPDAFKAAALQLQGGSTEAASGDLTSWQERHAVLVLSKAKELAKIRYDLCPRHMKDKHFWRIYFLLAKSYISPYELRAIQKEKLRRMETENGKSKQVITVEVEMQESKGSSLSKTSEVDLESQV